The Raphanus sativus cultivar WK10039 chromosome 2, ASM80110v3, whole genome shotgun sequence DNA segment atgatgaagacgaAAACGAAGTTCTGCTTGGTGAAGCAGGGCGAGATAATGGATGAAGCTTAGCTACAGCCGTTGCTAAGGACGCTCTATCTAGCGAACTTGCAGACAAAAGTCTTTGAGCTCCTGAACTCCGAGCTATGTTATTATCTTCCGACTTCGTGGGAGACAACAAATCACCGTTACTAGATGTGTTTAGAGAATTTTTATGTAAAGGTTTCGAACCGTTGGACAAAGGTAGTGACATTCTCCTAGGAGACGGTCGTCCTGAAGTAGACAGACCCCTTGAAGCCTTGTCTCCAAGATCCAAGCTTCTGTTTAGTGAGTTCGAACTGATCTTTCCACCGATTCTACTAGGCCATCGATGCTGTTCTATTAACCGACTATGCTGACCATCCACAGGTTTCGAATTCTCTGAAAGATCAGAGGCGTTGTTCTTCCCTTTCAACGGACTTACTCTCCTCTCTGGCGTGGGTTTCCTTGACAAAGAGACCGTTTCAGCCTTCTGCTTTTGAGCTATATTTGAAGAAGGTTTCAGTGTTCGGTCACCAGAGCTACTAACCGGTCTCTCCTTCTTACGAACAGGGACTGAGACAGAATCAGACTGAAAAGAAGCGCTGAGGCTTCTCATAGTAGAAGGCCATAAGCTTTCAGGCAAACGACCTGTAGATAACCTCCTAGACGAAGCCGGCAAGTCTATAGACACGTCGCGTATAGGCGTGGATGGGCTAGTGGGAGATGGAGGTGTTGAAGGACGCTTCCTCTCGGCCGAAACTGCTCTTTTGGCAGATACGGATTGAGAGATGGAAGAAACAGTAGGCCTTGTGAGGCTTGGGGAAGGGCATCTCCCGGTTCTGGTTGGTGTCGGTGATCTGTATCTTGAACTGATCTCTGTTGGTGTTCGAGGACGTCGAGTGGCAGCGGATGCATTGTTCTTATCTGATGGGAGTAGACGCCGTCTTGTAGTAATAGTATCTGTTGCTACATCCATTCAAAGGTTTTTAATGGAACAAACTTTGCCTTTAGTTTCTTTCTGCATTCATTGGAGCAGAACAATAGTAACAGCTCTAAGTGGGATGTAAAGAAAGTCTTTTTATCCTGCAAGAAagtcaaaaacaaaagatatataatgttgaagaaaaaaaaagaacagtaaacaaaaagagagaaaagtggGTTGAGTTCTTCTAACTAGTTAGTTGCAAGTTTAACAATATCAggaataataattttttaaatgaagattTTCTGAAGAAGAATCTGTTGCAGTGTCCTTATCAGAGAAGTGCCATTATCAGACTGGCTGGAGAAAAAAGTAAGGGgaccaatcttcttcttcttcttcttttttccatcaaagagaagaaaaaataacaaaagaaacttaCTGAAACTAGCAGGttgagattttttaaaaaaatctatgtgACAATAAGAAACTTATAAATAACAACAAACACATGAGGACATTTTACAGATTATGATGTTTCTCCAGTTAGGGGTACCACGACGTGTGTGGGGAAGAAATCATGAATAGAAATGATGAAATGCAGTAAGAGTGATGATTCCTGGTGTTTGAAAGCTTTGACCAGTTTGAGAAAAACTcacaaaagaaacaagaaaacacTATTATTCAGTATGTTTAAGACGaagaatccaaaaaaaaaggaaaacggGAGATTTGTCTGTTTACTGACCGACTTGTGTCTCTCATGACACAGACTCGTCTTTAGCCAAACAAATTTAGTAATTTTcctaaggaaaaaaaaaaagacattttctAAGCAAATTAAAGAAAATCCGAAACAGGAAATTACGAGTCTTAAACCGAACACATATTTTGTATCAATAATCAAACCACACAAAACATTATTATTGTCCTAACTCATGAAACCTCAGATCGCAGAGTAACGAAAATTCAATACACCCCAGATTATACTTTTTAGGGTTCTTTCGATATAGAATCAAAAATTGGGAATTGATACAAAAAATGCCAAAGCTTAACCTTAGAGATCCGATGAATCTATCTTACCAGGAACGATGGAAACAAAAATACTTTAAAGCGATCCAATCTTCAATGCCTTTCGAGATTGAAATGAGAAATACAAACGCGATCGGTATATCGACTGTAAATGTCTTTTGACGCCGGCGATTAAGATGCTCGagaacaaaggaaaaaaaaacgcCAGAGATAGAAGAATTGATCGAAGCGATTCAAggatcagagagagagagagagaagggattAAAGAGAGAGGGCGTTATTTTCGCGCCACCTAATTTTGATCATTAAaagagtttcttcttctctcataaaaacaaaattctttcgagacttttttttttctttttttttgctcgTAGAGGTCACTAAGGAGACCAAATCAATATTATACTAGTACTTAATCATCATTATGAATtccatattttttctttaaatatagaACCTATGTTATGAAATCATTTGTTGTTTTAGTTGCTTTGGTGTTCAAGTTAAAGTGATCattcttgacaaaaaaaaagtgatcaTTTATTCCTCTGTTAGCTACCCTGAATCAAAACtaaaatctttattaatttagtAGACATGGTTTATGTAATTTGGTTTATCAGATTCAGTATAAAATTAGTAACCATCTAAATACAATAATATTATGTAGATCAAATAAACTCTCAAAGACAAGCAAGTGTTACATTTTAGGTGATAGTCAACATCTGATAGGTTGTCTGCACCTCCTTAATGTCACACATACGTTCGCAAGAGACTTCGCCCATATAATTATAATGATCATGAGTTTGTAACCTTTTTGTTGCTATTAT contains these protein-coding regions:
- the LOC130508174 gene encoding AUGMIN subunit 8-like, which produces MDVATDTITTRRRLLPSDKNNASAATRRPRTPTEISSRYRSPTPTRTGRCPSPSLTRPTVSSISQSVSAKRAVSAERKRPSTPPSPTSPSTPIRDVSIDLPASSRRLSTGRLPESLWPSTMRSLSASFQSDSVSVPVRKKERPVSSSGDRTLKPSSNIAQKQKAETVSLSRKPTPERRVSPLKGKNNASDLSENSKPVDGQHSRLIEQHRWPSRIGGKISSNSLNRSLDLGDKASRGLSTSGRPSPRRMSLPLSNGSKPLHKNSLNTSSNGDLLSPTKSEDNNIARSSGAQRLLSASSLDRASLATAVAKLHPLSRPASPSRTSFSSSSSSVSRGMSTSRGVSPSRGLSPARGLSPARGLSPSRVTSSSSFARPSTPPSRGVSPCRIRQTSESSTATSVLSFITDVKKGKKANYIEDVHQLRLLHNRYLQWRFVIARAEAAMYIQRLTSEETLFNVWHAISELQDDVTSQRIGLQQLKLEIKLNSLLNDQMVSLEEWATLEREHVSSLVGAITDLEANTLRLPATGGTKADVESLKAAMSSALDVMQSMGSSIWSLHSKVEEMNKMVSELADAVARESSMQGKCEDLLASTAIMQIKEFSLRTHLIQTRREEEADVETPPVLPQSKFPWP